In the Rhizobium sp. CB3090 genome, one interval contains:
- a CDS encoding IS630 family transposase (programmed frameshift): MSKALSVDLRIRVLAAVDGGASHREAAERFGVSAASVSRWRNLQIRHGNVRPGPLGGDRSSHKIEAHADLIMAWLAEHRDGTLFELRDALAAQGIIASKSALHRFLVRHNQTRKKRPGHAVEQSRPDILEKRQAWFEDQLDLDPERLVFIDETWTATNMARTHGRCRKGERLRMGFPHGHRKTTTLVAGLRSTGIVAPLVIDGPINGEWFEAYVAQVLLPTLKPGDVVILDNLSSHKRPAAREMIEAAGATMMFLPPYSPDFNPIEKAFSKLKALLRKAAERTVTGLWDRIGKLIGRVDPQEARNYFNSCGYDPA, translated from the exons ATGTCGAAAGCCCTTTCCGTTGATCTTCGCATACGTGTGCTTGCCGCCGTCGATGGCGGAGCATCTCATAGGGAGGCAGCCGAGCGTTTTGGTGTGAGCGCAGCCAGCGTGAGCCGTTGGCGTAACCTGCAAATTCGGCATGGAAACGTTCGTCCCGGTCCGCTTGGTGGCGACCGCAGTTCCCATAAGATTGAAGCTCATGCCGATCTGATAATGGCTTGGCTTGCAGAGCACCGGGATGGGACGCTATTTGAGCTTCGTGACGCTCTTGCGGCCCAAGGCATCATCGCGAGCAAGTCGGCCCTGCACCGGTTTCTCGTTCGGCACAACCAGACGCGCAAAAAAAGAC CTGGCCATGCGGTAGAGCAGAGCCGTCCGGACATCCTGGAAAAGCGGCAAGCCTGGTTCGAGGACCAACTCGATCTCGACCCGGAGCGGCTTGTGTTCATCGACGAGACCTGGACGGCAACCAATATGGCCCGCACTCATGGACGATGCCGCAAGGGTGAGCGGTTGCGAATGGGGTTTCCGCATGGTCACCGCAAGACAACCACACTGGTTGCAGGCCTACGCAGCACGGGAATAGTGGCACCGCTTGTCATCGACGGGCCGATCAACGGTGAGTGGTTCGAAGCCTATGTCGCTCAGGTCCTGCTTCCAACCTTGAAGCCGGGTGATGTCGTCATTCTCGATAATCTATCCAGCCACAAACGACCGGCGGCGCGAGAGATGATCGAAGCGGCAGGTGCGACCATGATGTTCCTTCCGCCCTACAGCCCGGACTTCAATCCCATAGAAAAGGCCTTCTCCAAGCTGAAGGCACTCCTGCGAAAAGCTGCCGAGAGAACCGTAACCGGTCTATGGGATCGCATCGGCAAGCTGATTGGGCGGGTCGACCCACAAGAGGCCCGAAACTACTTCAACTCATGTGGATACGATCCAGCATGA
- a CDS encoding DoxX family protein, translating to MGKTIAICIARLIFGAVFVMAAAFKFADMQSTAGYIASAGFPLSLFLAWIAAFFESALAICLLTGAFFSEAALLAGIYVIFLAFSFHGPSRWSGNQAEFGFFVDHFTFLAGLLFAAVHGPGERLAVRIGMLRSDTGI from the coding sequence ATGGGCAAGACAATCGCAATCTGCATCGCCAGATTGATCTTCGGCGCCGTCTTCGTGATGGCGGCCGCCTTTAAATTCGCCGACATGCAATCGACGGCAGGCTATATAGCCTCGGCCGGTTTCCCGCTTTCCCTATTCCTCGCCTGGATCGCCGCCTTCTTCGAAAGCGCTCTGGCGATCTGCCTGCTGACGGGGGCTTTCTTCTCGGAAGCCGCGCTGCTTGCCGGCATCTACGTCATCTTCCTTGCCTTCAGCTTCCATGGACCAAGCCGCTGGAGCGGCAATCAGGCGGAATTCGGCTTCTTCGTCGATCATTTCACCTTCCTCGCCGGCCTGCTGTTTGCGGCGGTTCACGGCCCCGGAGAAAGACTGGCCGTGCGCATCGGCATGTTGCGATCAGATACCGGCATCTGA
- a CDS encoding sugar ABC transporter permease, translating into MADMTQSTTSSGPRNAEAGAITRFLRATEIDTRLLGMIGALLIIWIGFDLYLRIFDGREFLTARNLWNLSVQTCEIAVLATGMVLVIVTRNIDLSVGSLLGFVAMIMGVIQAKWLPQYLGFDSSWTWVITLICGLVIGTAIGAFQGAITAFMNVPSFIVTLGGLLVWRGLAWYVTSGQTVAPMDSTFVIMGGGGATGSIGATWSWVVGVISCLLIILGIVGSRQQRKRFHFPRRPLWAEYFLASLGSLIVLGTVYLFNSYYWPIGIAKRYATDHNIAWPETGLDIPYGIAVPVLIAVFIGIVMTFISTRLRFGRYVFAIGGNPEAAELAGIKTRWVIVRIFALMGFLAAVAAAISTARLNSAVNSQGTTYELFTIAAAVIGGTSLAGGSGTVAGAMIGALVMQSLQSGMGLANVDTPIQNVVVGIVLVVAVWLDIVYRSRAK; encoded by the coding sequence ATGGCCGACATGACACAGTCCACCACATCGAGCGGTCCCCGCAATGCAGAAGCCGGTGCAATCACCCGCTTCCTGCGTGCCACCGAAATCGATACCCGCCTGCTCGGCATGATCGGAGCGCTGCTGATCATCTGGATCGGCTTCGATCTTTATCTCCGGATATTCGACGGCCGGGAATTCCTCACCGCCAGAAACCTTTGGAACCTTTCGGTGCAGACCTGCGAAATCGCGGTGCTGGCCACCGGCATGGTGCTGGTCATCGTTACCCGCAACATCGATCTCTCAGTCGGCTCGCTGCTCGGCTTCGTCGCCATGATCATGGGCGTCATCCAGGCCAAATGGCTGCCGCAATATCTCGGCTTCGACAGCTCCTGGACCTGGGTCATCACGCTGATCTGCGGCCTGGTGATCGGCACGGCCATCGGCGCCTTCCAGGGCGCGATCACCGCCTTCATGAATGTCCCCTCCTTCATCGTCACCCTCGGCGGGCTTCTCGTCTGGCGCGGCCTTGCCTGGTATGTCACCAGCGGCCAGACCGTGGCGCCGATGGACTCCACCTTTGTCATCATGGGCGGCGGCGGCGCCACCGGTTCGATCGGCGCCACCTGGAGCTGGGTGGTGGGTGTCATCTCCTGCCTGCTGATCATCCTCGGCATCGTCGGCTCGCGCCAGCAAAGAAAGCGCTTTCACTTTCCGCGCCGTCCGCTTTGGGCGGAATATTTCCTGGCCAGCCTCGGCTCGCTGATCGTGCTTGGGACGGTCTATCTCTTCAACAGCTACTATTGGCCGATCGGCATCGCCAAGCGCTACGCCACGGACCATAATATTGCCTGGCCGGAGACGGGATTGGACATTCCCTACGGCATCGCCGTTCCCGTGCTCATCGCCGTCTTCATCGGCATCGTGATGACCTTCATCTCTACGCGCCTGCGCTTCGGCCGCTATGTCTTCGCCATCGGCGGCAATCCGGAAGCTGCCGAGCTCGCCGGCATCAAGACCCGCTGGGTCATCGTGAGGATCTTCGCGCTGATGGGCTTCCTCGCCGCCGTCGCGGCCGCCATTTCCACCGCGCGCCTCAACTCGGCCGTCAACTCGCAGGGCACGACCTACGAGCTCTTCACCATCGCCGCGGCGGTCATCGGCGGCACCTCGCTTGCCGGCGGCAGCGGCACGGTCGCCGGCGCCATGATCGGCGCCCTCGTCATGCAATCGCTGCAATCGGGCATGGGTCTCGCCAATGTCGATACGCCAATTCAGAACGTCGTCGTGGGCATTGTCCTGGTGGTCGCCGTCTGGCTCGACATCGTCTACCGCTCGCGCGCCAAGTAA
- a CDS encoding DUF3696 domain-containing protein: MLNAVRYKNFKRYDDTTLDLSKRLTILVGPNSSGKSSLIKGILAFKQTYGDPSDHAGFVAQGQYVDIGNFVEYAKDHDISRNTTFVFSIRTDGAVRHSLLVEEAFIEIEHANDPQTGHGRVESYSLYLPAPNSGVTIDNYADCECVIQFKRMNKTDESFRVSFTEDFYILLINKFKFIAPGTSKVDYQKISQALKLGVFQGKRDNKNGMSISPEREPLREEFFNFVFPAERFVLLPLHNQLFESLTEATYALASLREKPVRSMTLTDERRVVGPTGAHTAAVYHYMRQRSVKAGKRQARIKDDYNRLDMWLSRLKLGRDIEINNWRDLIDLRMKSNDASLASDSVVDVGVGFSQAAPILVQLAAMPDDTMLIVEQPELHLYPWSQTRLGEILCEEAHRGRKRIVLETHSEHLIHGIQLHVSNVRAGKIEGLRPEDVQIVYVSGDSSLSQITLNEYGEFVSDWPDGFFDQTLRVYRTLIENRNK; this comes from the coding sequence GTGCTCAATGCTGTCCGCTATAAAAATTTTAAACGATATGATGACACCACGCTCGATCTCTCAAAACGGCTGACAATACTTGTTGGACCTAATAGCTCCGGTAAATCATCGCTGATCAAGGGTATACTTGCATTTAAACAAACCTATGGAGACCCTTCCGACCACGCCGGTTTCGTCGCTCAAGGGCAATATGTGGATATCGGCAATTTTGTCGAATATGCCAAGGATCACGATATTAGCCGGAACACCACATTTGTTTTCTCGATCCGGACGGATGGCGCAGTCCGTCACTCGCTATTGGTAGAAGAAGCTTTCATCGAAATTGAGCATGCGAACGATCCTCAGACGGGACATGGACGAGTAGAATCCTACTCTCTATATCTGCCGGCTCCCAACAGTGGGGTAACAATCGATAACTATGCGGATTGCGAATGCGTAATACAATTCAAAAGGATGAATAAAACGGATGAAAGCTTCAGGGTATCTTTCACTGAAGATTTTTATATCCTTCTTATCAACAAATTTAAGTTTATTGCTCCTGGTACTTCAAAGGTGGATTACCAAAAAATAAGCCAAGCGCTTAAACTGGGCGTGTTTCAAGGAAAGCGCGACAACAAGAATGGAATGAGTATTTCGCCCGAGCGCGAACCGCTGCGCGAGGAATTTTTCAACTTTGTCTTTCCAGCCGAGCGATTTGTTCTGCTACCCCTTCACAATCAACTTTTCGAATCGCTAACTGAAGCGACGTACGCACTGGCTTCCCTTCGTGAAAAGCCAGTCCGGTCAATGACGCTGACAGACGAAAGAAGAGTTGTGGGTCCAACCGGGGCCCACACTGCCGCTGTTTACCATTATATGCGGCAGAGATCAGTTAAAGCCGGCAAACGCCAAGCGCGCATCAAAGATGACTACAACCGCTTGGACATGTGGCTTTCGCGCTTAAAGTTGGGGCGAGATATCGAAATTAATAATTGGCGCGATCTTATCGACCTCAGGATGAAATCAAATGATGCCTCCCTCGCCAGCGACTCGGTTGTGGACGTTGGGGTCGGATTTTCTCAAGCCGCACCAATTCTAGTCCAGTTGGCCGCCATGCCTGACGATACAATGTTGATTGTCGAACAGCCGGAGCTTCACCTCTATCCCTGGTCTCAAACACGTCTCGGCGAAATTCTTTGCGAGGAGGCGCACCGAGGCAGAAAGCGCATTGTGCTTGAAACTCACAGCGAACACTTGATTCACGGAATTCAATTGCACGTCAGCAATGTTCGCGCGGGGAAGATTGAAGGGCTGAGACCAGAAGACGTGCAGATCGTCTACGTTTCCGGAGACTCTTCACTCTCGCAAATCACTCTTAACGAGTACGGCGAATTCGTCTCAGATTGGCCAGACGGATTTTTCGATCAAACGCTTCGTGTATACAGAACACTCATTGAAAATAGAAACAAATGA
- the cydD gene encoding thiol reductant ABC exporter subunit CydD, with protein sequence MTTAFFDPDLTPEEIQPTVPDAVPAAKRNRPGRPRKPAGLLLAAGLQTAAALIWIPQAALLAFSVGVISDGGNTMDVAFAALAILALGFVRAALDAAGGRVAFRTARGELTSRRNRAVAALAARSPLDIGKPASGLAASVVGEQAEAIVPYLARFQPVRMKASAVPLVTLACVLTISWVAGLILLVSAPLIPIFMALIGWRAKAASEKQLAETGGLNAFLLDRLRGLATIRALGAVDVTAIRLRADADSLRRRTMAVLKIAFLSSAVLELFAALGVAATAVYIGFSLLGSIDIGMWHGRLTLTQGLFILLLAPAFFEPLREFSAVWHDRANGEAALAALDALSSQGSAILDGDEQDVSDSRMVPAAPSVEIDGLVFRYTPDRPAAIGNLCLDVAAGEHVALWGASGSGKTTILSLIAGLAPREAGMIRIGGIPLADNNAASLRRRMAWIGQRPHIFSGSLKRNVSLGRADIDDSAIEDALRTVRLDSVIAANEIAAVGESGLGLSGGEALRLALARVAANHEAGIILADEPTAHLDAVTAAEVTEALLALAKGRTLIVATHDPLLASRLNRTIRLETQHKEIAA encoded by the coding sequence ATGACGACGGCTTTCTTTGATCCCGACCTCACGCCGGAAGAAATACAGCCGACCGTGCCCGATGCCGTGCCTGCCGCGAAGCGAAATCGGCCAGGCCGGCCACGAAAGCCGGCGGGGCTTTTGCTGGCCGCGGGCCTGCAGACCGCGGCAGCGCTGATCTGGATTCCGCAAGCAGCCCTCCTCGCCTTCAGCGTCGGCGTCATAAGCGATGGCGGCAATACGATGGACGTGGCGTTTGCAGCGCTGGCGATATTGGCGCTCGGCTTCGTTCGCGCCGCCCTCGATGCCGCCGGCGGACGCGTCGCCTTCCGCACGGCAAGAGGCGAGCTGACATCGCGACGCAATCGCGCCGTTGCTGCACTTGCGGCCCGATCGCCGCTCGATATCGGCAAGCCGGCCTCCGGTCTCGCGGCAAGCGTCGTCGGAGAACAGGCAGAGGCGATCGTCCCCTATCTCGCCCGTTTCCAGCCGGTGCGCATGAAGGCAAGCGCGGTGCCGCTCGTCACCCTCGCCTGCGTCCTTACGATTTCCTGGGTTGCGGGTCTTATCCTGCTTGTCTCGGCACCACTTATCCCGATTTTCATGGCTTTGATCGGCTGGCGCGCCAAGGCTGCCAGCGAAAAGCAACTGGCCGAAACCGGCGGCCTCAACGCTTTTCTGCTCGACCGCCTGCGCGGGCTTGCGACGATCCGGGCGCTCGGCGCCGTCGATGTCACGGCCATACGATTGCGCGCCGATGCGGATTCCCTGCGACGGCGTACGATGGCGGTATTGAAGATCGCCTTTCTATCCTCTGCCGTTCTCGAGCTTTTCGCTGCCCTGGGCGTTGCGGCAACCGCCGTCTACATCGGCTTCAGCCTGTTGGGGTCGATCGATATCGGCATGTGGCACGGCCGGCTGACGCTGACGCAGGGGCTTTTCATCCTCCTGCTCGCGCCGGCCTTTTTCGAACCCTTGCGCGAATTCTCAGCCGTTTGGCACGATCGCGCCAATGGCGAAGCGGCGCTTGCGGCACTCGACGCTCTCTCCTCGCAAGGATCTGCGATTCTCGATGGCGATGAACAAGATGTCAGCGACAGCCGGATGGTGCCTGCTGCTCCCTCCGTAGAGATCGACGGGCTTGTTTTCCGCTACACACCGGATCGTCCGGCCGCGATCGGCAACCTCTGTCTCGATGTTGCCGCCGGAGAACATGTTGCGCTTTGGGGCGCCAGCGGCTCCGGCAAGACCACTATCCTCTCTCTGATCGCAGGGCTCGCGCCACGGGAGGCTGGTATGATCAGGATCGGCGGCATCCCGCTGGCGGATAATAATGCCGCCTCCCTTCGCCGTCGCATGGCCTGGATCGGACAACGGCCGCATATTTTCTCTGGCAGCCTGAAGCGAAATGTCAGCCTCGGCCGCGCGGATATCGACGACAGCGCCATCGAAGACGCACTTCGTACCGTGCGGCTGGACAGCGTGATTGCTGCGAACGAGATCGCCGCGGTCGGCGAAAGCGGTTTAGGCCTTTCCGGCGGCGAAGCGCTGCGGCTGGCGCTGGCCCGCGTGGCCGCCAACCACGAGGCCGGCATCATCCTCGCCGACGAGCCGACCGCCCACCTCGACGCCGTCACAGCCGCCGAGGTGACCGAAGCTTTGCTGGCGCTGGCAAAGGGCCGGACACTGATCGTCGCAACACACGATCCGCTGCTTGCATCACGCCTCAACCGCACCATCCGGCTTGAAACACAGCACAAGGAGATTGCCGCATGA
- the cydC gene encoding thiol reductant ABC exporter subunit CydC, whose protein sequence is MRRSLSTLLPIIRLFHAERGRGLCLGAALSAMAVLAGAGLLGLSGWFITATALAGASATTAIVFDVFAPSAGIRLLAIGRTAARYGERLVTHDVTLRVLAALRERLFRGWATPGSAAAMLRRPAKLLFRLTADIDALDSLYLRVLLPAGVALLSALAISVALGLMQPLFGILVGLWLVTTGLGIPLIAGRMAMKPGRGRAHAMEALRARIIDLVAGQTDLAMTGRLQAQRVAIGDADRRLAEADHALNRIENAVGIGFSLASTLLLTATLLTVAALEKRGMIGAPAAAFGLLIAVAATEPFAALRRGALELGRTLLAAKRIVPRLATQNVAYEIARPREGYAFQLEAVSARYESARHPAIGTLTLSLLAGERLALVGASGVGKSTILALLAGEIAPASGTVACLETTTLTQRTQLFDDTIRGNLLLADPRASDEQLYEALKAAGLLADIKALPKGLSARLGESGIGLSGGQSRRLALARLFLRDTPLWLLDEPTEGLDAETARAVLREIAANATGRSLVIATHIRREAAIADRIVMLEHGRITATARRGEQEFDAILNRLRPD, encoded by the coding sequence ATGAGACGGAGCCTCTCGACGCTTCTCCCAATCATCCGCCTGTTCCATGCCGAGCGCGGACGTGGTCTCTGCCTCGGCGCGGCGCTATCGGCTATGGCCGTGCTGGCCGGAGCTGGATTGCTCGGTCTCTCCGGCTGGTTCATTACCGCGACGGCGCTCGCCGGTGCCTCGGCCACGACCGCCATCGTCTTCGACGTCTTCGCGCCATCGGCCGGCATCCGCCTGCTCGCCATCGGCCGCACGGCAGCGCGTTATGGCGAGCGGCTGGTGACCCATGACGTGACGCTCCGCGTTCTCGCCGCCTTGCGCGAAAGGCTCTTTCGCGGCTGGGCAACACCGGGCAGCGCCGCAGCCATGCTGCGTCGCCCGGCCAAGCTGCTATTCCGGCTCACAGCCGATATCGATGCGCTGGATTCGCTTTATCTGCGGGTGCTGCTGCCTGCTGGCGTCGCCCTGCTGTCGGCGCTTGCTATCAGCGTTGCGCTCGGCCTGATGCAGCCGCTCTTCGGGATTTTGGTCGGCCTCTGGCTCGTCACCACAGGCCTCGGCATACCCTTGATCGCCGGCCGGATGGCAATGAAGCCCGGACGCGGCCGTGCCCACGCGATGGAAGCGCTGCGTGCGCGTATCATCGATCTGGTCGCCGGCCAAACGGATCTCGCCATGACCGGCCGCCTGCAGGCGCAACGCGTCGCCATCGGCGATGCCGACAGACGGCTCGCGGAGGCGGACCATGCGTTGAACAGGATCGAGAATGCCGTGGGCATCGGCTTCTCGCTCGCCTCCACACTTCTGTTGACGGCGACGCTTCTGACGGTCGCGGCGCTTGAGAAACGCGGCATGATCGGCGCTCCCGCAGCCGCTTTCGGCTTGCTGATCGCCGTTGCCGCTACGGAACCTTTCGCAGCACTTCGTCGTGGCGCGTTGGAGCTCGGCCGTACGCTGCTGGCCGCCAAGCGTATTGTACCACGCCTGGCCACCCAAAACGTAGCCTACGAGATCGCACGGCCGCGTGAAGGCTATGCTTTCCAGTTGGAAGCCGTCAGCGCCCGTTACGAGAGCGCCCGGCATCCGGCGATCGGGACCCTTACGCTATCACTGCTTGCTGGCGAGCGACTTGCCCTTGTCGGTGCCAGCGGCGTCGGAAAATCCACGATATTGGCTCTGCTTGCCGGCGAAATCGCCCCCGCATCCGGCACGGTCGCCTGCCTCGAAACAACGACGCTGACGCAACGCACCCAGCTCTTCGACGATACGATCCGCGGCAACCTGCTGCTCGCCGATCCGCGTGCAAGCGACGAACAGCTCTATGAAGCTCTTAAGGCCGCAGGCCTGCTTGCCGACATCAAGGCATTGCCGAAAGGCCTTTCGGCTCGACTCGGCGAAAGCGGAATCGGCCTGTCAGGTGGTCAATCGCGCCGGCTGGCGCTGGCCCGGCTTTTCCTGCGCGACACGCCCCTCTGGCTGCTCGACGAACCGACGGAAGGGCTCGACGCCGAAACTGCGCGCGCGGTGTTGCGAGAGATCGCCGCCAACGCTACCGGCCGCAGCCTCGTCATCGCCACGCACATACGCCGCGAAGCCGCGATCGCCGATCGCATCGTCATGCTCGAACACGGCCGGATCACGGCAACGGCCCGACGCGGGGAACAGGAATTCGACGCCATCCTGAACCGGTTGCGGCCGGACTGA
- a CDS encoding GbsR/MarR family transcriptional regulator, producing the protein MNLPPLVQSFVLHFGEMGSRWGINRTVGQIYALLFVSPTPVCAEEIVEALGISRSNVSMSLRELQAWNLVLLKHKPDDRRDFFTTPDDVWQILRTLAEERKKREIDPTLSMLREILMQQPASDAERHAQARMGEMYGLIERLTNWYEDVKQLETERLATLLLLGSKVTKLLEAKDRVVSLGRRRSKTAQED; encoded by the coding sequence ATGAATCTTCCGCCTCTCGTACAATCCTTCGTGCTTCATTTTGGGGAAATGGGTTCGCGCTGGGGCATCAACCGCACGGTTGGGCAGATCTATGCCCTGCTCTTCGTCTCCCCGACACCCGTTTGCGCCGAGGAGATCGTCGAAGCCCTTGGCATTTCCCGCTCGAACGTCTCCATGAGCCTGCGCGAATTGCAGGCCTGGAACCTCGTGCTCCTCAAACACAAGCCGGACGACCGCCGCGACTTCTTCACGACGCCGGATGATGTCTGGCAGATCCTGCGCACGCTCGCCGAAGAGCGTAAGAAGCGCGAGATCGACCCTACCCTTTCGATGCTACGCGAAATCCTGATGCAACAGCCGGCAAGCGACGCCGAACGCCATGCGCAGGCACGGATGGGCGAGATGTACGGCCTGATCGAGCGCCTGACCAACTGGTACGAGGACGTCAAGCAGTTGGAAACCGAGCGGCTTGCGACCCTTCTGCTGCTCGGCTCGAAGGTGACGAAGCTGCTGGAGGCGAAGGACCGCGTCGTCTCGCTCGGCCGCCGCCGCTCCAAGACGGCGCAAGAGGATTGA
- a CDS encoding ATP-binding cassette domain-containing protein: MTDQTTPLVEMKNISISFGGIHAVDNASVDLFPGEVVALLGHNGAGKSTLIKILSGAYKRDSGEILINGEPADIRTPRDAKKYGIETIYQTLAVADNVDAAANLYLGRELQTRWGTLDDVAMEASARKVMGRLNPNFKRFKEPVKALSGGQRQSVAIARAILFNARILIMDEPTAALGPQETAQVGDLIKELKKDGIGIFLISHDIHDVFDLADRVSVMKNGQVVGHARTEDVTKDEVLGMIILGKVPPKAIPGPGAMKS, from the coding sequence ATGACGGATCAAACCACTCCGCTTGTGGAAATGAAGAACATTTCCATCTCCTTCGGCGGCATTCACGCCGTCGACAACGCCTCGGTCGACCTCTTCCCCGGCGAAGTCGTGGCGCTGCTCGGCCATAACGGCGCCGGCAAGTCGACGCTGATCAAGATTCTCTCCGGCGCCTACAAGCGCGACAGCGGCGAAATTCTGATCAACGGCGAACCGGCCGATATCCGCACACCGCGCGATGCCAAGAAATACGGCATCGAGACGATCTACCAGACGCTCGCCGTCGCCGACAATGTCGACGCCGCCGCCAACCTCTATCTCGGCCGCGAGCTGCAGACCCGCTGGGGCACGCTGGACGACGTCGCCATGGAAGCTTCCGCCCGCAAGGTGATGGGACGGCTCAACCCCAACTTCAAGCGCTTCAAGGAGCCGGTAAAGGCGCTCTCCGGCGGCCAGCGCCAATCGGTGGCGATCGCCCGCGCCATCCTCTTCAATGCTCGCATCCTGATCATGGACGAGCCGACGGCAGCCCTGGGCCCTCAGGAAACCGCGCAGGTGGGCGACCTGATCAAGGAGCTGAAGAAGGACGGCATCGGCATCTTCCTCATCAGCCACGACATCCACGATGTCTTCGACCTCGCCGACCGCGTCTCGGTGATGAAGAACGGCCAGGTCGTCGGCCACGCCCGCACCGAAGACGTCACCAAGGACGAAGTCCTCGGCATGATCATCCTCGGCAAAGTCCCGCCCAAAGCCATCCCCGGCCCCGGCGCGATGAAGAGCTGA
- the xylF gene encoding D-xylose ABC transporter substrate-binding protein, which translates to MRAFIKLAAGAAIVLTMQTAAFAKDLVVGVSWSNFQEERWKTDEAAIKKALAAVGAKYISADAQSSASKQLTDVESLISQGANALIILAQDSDAIGPAVEKAADEGIPVVGYDRLIENPAAFYITFDNKEVGRMQAREILKAKPEGNYVFIKGSSSDPNADFLFSGQMEVLKPAIDAGKIKNVGEAYTDGWLPQNAQRNMEQFLTANNNKVDAVVASNDGTAGGAVAALDAQGLAGSVPVSGQDADKAALNRIALGTQTVSVWKDSRELGKRAAEIAVDLANGKTMDQISGVQTFNGGPKHVPMKSVFLTPIPITKDNLNVVIDAGWITKAEACQGVKAGSVAACK; encoded by the coding sequence ATGAGAGCTTTTATTAAGCTGGCTGCGGGCGCGGCCATCGTTTTGACCATGCAGACAGCGGCCTTCGCGAAGGATCTCGTCGTCGGCGTTTCCTGGTCGAACTTCCAGGAAGAGCGTTGGAAGACCGACGAAGCTGCCATCAAGAAGGCACTCGCCGCAGTTGGCGCCAAGTACATTTCCGCTGACGCCCAGTCTTCCGCTTCCAAGCAGTTGACCGACGTCGAATCCCTGATTTCTCAGGGCGCCAATGCCCTCATCATTCTCGCTCAGGACTCCGACGCCATCGGCCCGGCCGTTGAAAAGGCTGCCGACGAAGGCATTCCCGTTGTCGGCTATGACCGCCTGATCGAAAATCCGGCTGCCTTCTACATCACCTTCGACAACAAGGAAGTGGGCCGCATGCAGGCTCGCGAAATTCTGAAGGCGAAGCCTGAAGGCAACTACGTCTTCATCAAGGGCTCGTCGTCCGACCCGAACGCCGACTTCCTGTTCTCCGGCCAGATGGAAGTGCTGAAGCCCGCCATCGACGCCGGCAAGATCAAGAACGTCGGTGAAGCCTACACGGACGGCTGGCTGCCGCAGAACGCACAGCGCAACATGGAGCAGTTCCTGACCGCCAACAACAACAAGGTTGACGCGGTCGTCGCCTCCAACGACGGCACCGCCGGCGGCGCCGTTGCCGCTCTCGACGCCCAGGGCCTCGCCGGTTCCGTTCCGGTTTCCGGCCAGGACGCCGACAAGGCGGCTCTGAACCGCATCGCACTCGGCACGCAGACGGTTTCCGTCTGGAAGGACTCGCGCGAACTCGGCAAGCGCGCCGCTGAGATCGCCGTCGACCTCGCCAATGGCAAGACGATGGATCAGATCTCCGGCGTTCAGACCTTCAACGGCGGCCCGAAGCACGTTCCGATGAAGTCGGTCTTCCTGACCCCGATCCCGATCACCAAGGATAACCTCAACGTCGTCATCGACGCCGGCTGGATCACCAAGGCTGAAGCTTGCCAGGGCGTCAAGGCCGGCAGCGTTGCAGCCTGCAAATAA
- a CDS encoding arsenate reductase ArsC, with translation MSDDRVYNVLFLCTGNSARSILAESILNTEGKGRFRAFSAGSSPKGKINPWAVRTLDAFGYPSSGFASKSWDVFAEPGAPQMDFIITVCDDAAGEACPVWPGHPASAHWGIEDPSTVEGSELDKGRAFAQAARYLKNRIMLLVNLPVASIDRLALEAHLLEIGQIEGSTSLRT, from the coding sequence ATGAGCGATGATCGCGTCTATAATGTTCTGTTCCTCTGCACGGGCAATTCCGCCCGTTCAATCCTGGCTGAATCGATCTTGAACACCGAAGGCAAGGGCCGCTTCCGCGCCTTTTCGGCCGGCAGTTCTCCCAAGGGAAAGATAAACCCCTGGGCCGTCAGGACACTGGATGCCTTCGGCTACCCCTCCTCCGGCTTCGCTTCGAAAAGCTGGGATGTCTTTGCCGAACCGGGCGCGCCGCAGATGGATTTCATCATTACCGTCTGTGACGACGCGGCAGGGGAAGCCTGTCCGGTATGGCCCGGCCATCCTGCTTCTGCGCATTGGGGCATCGAGGACCCCTCCACCGTCGAAGGTTCCGAACTGGACAAAGGCCGCGCCTTTGCGCAGGCAGCTCGTTACCTGAAAAACCGGATCATGCTTTTGGTCAACCTGCCGGTCGCATCGATCGACCGGCTGGCACTGGAAGCGCATCTGCTCGAGATCGGCCAGATAGAAGGCTCGACATCGCTGCGGACCTGA